The following proteins come from a genomic window of Ictalurus furcatus strain D&B chromosome 12, Billie_1.0, whole genome shotgun sequence:
- the LOC128616287 gene encoding uncharacterized protein LOC128616287, which yields MYSLIAKKNQSLTTADEMRNQTKLVMQPYANWEEYLTPAPLSIAILGELVFISSNTDFSINKNPPKDGYKYIRYPNSFRACLMQVCNSGWGAFNEAHKNMDQIRLHTMAAPDYMKTAVKILFQGNDEVVQAHLPDQLENIRVIADDCLELANSTEKRFTDVINIIQELLEACVNAEYFYGEELDAIKKKLDEAKLRKQSSEEANARSEKAMKSMERQLQDAHESYHNTMNSLPSGWEMIGMDFVAGITESVTGLFNGVISMVTLPMTLISEAAKSISGKKKSKSQESDLDDFDVINIYSKSAEILMCTENVQKYVKENTINWKDLYDQKRKVTVTDFQASDQFKRIKESLEKSPNCEAKKKAQNIFDEGIEICEELAKYAPEGKCDDATTNKLIERIIKLTESARSFDSKSKNITKSPALAPKPPMMYKEESKSENMRASVRASENARFKIDQSRAQLDKAREIYEKCVENMEKNQKELTEILITMRNCEVKEIDFNTTIKMLVKGMDAMGRVKEQWEKMVRFFQMVSNIVKTSLTRTLKDFVSTSEKTQSLSYNSKLFSKDLLYTQAFHATNIADLVHMISTAYTEVSTKHLMDRVSSLGKLMAMDKQKPEFHSEHRQLQNSCDEAQKAILRLVLKNKNEFERKSAARLEKIDKELLAILPAAAPEEIKSIQAAVKIGFTEEEDYA from the coding sequence ATGTATTCCCTAATTGCAAAGAAAAATCAAAGCCTCACCACAGCAGATGAGATGAGAAACCAGACCAAGCTTGTGATGCAGCCGTACGCCAACTGGGAGGAGTATCTGACTCCTGCTCCACTCTCCATAGCCATCCTGGGAGAGCTGGTCTTCATCTCCTCCAATACAGATTTCTCCATTAACAAGAACCCACCTAAAGATGGCTACAAGTACATCAGATACCCAAATTCATTTCGTGCCTGCCTCATGCAGGTTTGTAACTCCGGCTGGGGGGCTTTCAATGAGGCCCATAAGAACATGGATCAGATTAGACTCCACACCATGGCAGCTCCAGATTACATGAAGACAGCTGTGAAGATCCTGTTCCAAGGCAATGATGAGGTTGTACAAGCCCACCTCCCTGATCAGCTGGAGAACATTCGTGTCATTGCAGATGACTGCCTTGAGTTAGCCAATTCAACAGAAAAGCGGTTCACTGACGTCATCAATATTATCCAAGAACTGCTGGAAGCATGTGTAAATGCTGAATACTTTTATGGGGAGGAGCTGGATGCTATCAAGAAGAAACTGGATGAGGCCAAGCTGAGGAAACAGTCATCAGAAGAAGCCAATGCACGCTCAGAGAAAGCAATGAAAAGCATGGAAAGGCAACTTCAGGATGCACATGAAAGTTACCACAACACAATGAATTCACTACCAAGTGGATGGGAAATGATTGGTATGGATTTTGTTGCAGGCATAACTGAGAGTGTCACAGGTCTTTTTAATGGAGTAATATCCATGGTTACCTTGCCAATGACCCTAATCTCTGAAGCTGCCAAAAGCATTTCTGGTAAGAAGAAGAGTAAAAGTCAAGAATCTGATcttgatgattttgatgtaattaatatttatagcAAGTCTGCAGAAATCTTGATGTGCACAGAGAATGTACAAAAATATGTGAAGGAGAATACGATTAACTGGAAAGACTTGTACGATCAAAAGCGTAAAGTTACAGTAACAGATTTCCAGGCATCAGATCAGTTCAAAAGAATCAAGGAGAGTTTAGAAAAAAGCCCAAACTGCGAAGCAAAAAAGAAAGCCCAAAATATATTTGATGAGGGAATTGAGATCTGTGAAGAACTAGCAAAGTATGCACCAGAAGGGAAATGTGACGATGCCACAACAAATAAGTTGATTGAAAGGATCATAAAACTAACTGAATCAGCTCGCAGTTTCGACAGCAAAAGTAAAAACATCACAAAGTCTCCTGCCCTGGCACCCAAACCACCAATGATGTATAAAGAAGAAAGTAAATCTGAGAATATGAGAGCTTCAGTAAGGGCATCAGAGAATGCCAGGTTCAAGATAGACCAGAGCCGTGCTCAACTGGACAAGGCCAGAGAGATCTATGAGAAGTGTGTAGAGAACATGGAGAAGAACCAAAAGGAGCTGACAGAAATCCTGATCACCATGAGGAACTGTGAGGTCAAAGAGATAGACTTTAACACCACCATAAAAATGCTGGTCAAAGGTATGGATGCCATGGGGAGAGTGAAGGAGCAGTGGGAGAAGATGGTTCGCTTCTTTCAGATGGTGTCCAACATTGTGAAAACAAGCCTGACCAGAACCCTTAAAGATTTTGTCTCCACATCTGAGAAGACACAATCACTTTCCTACAACTCAAAGCTCTTCTCCAAGGATCTGCTCTATACTCAAGCCTTTCATGCCACTAACATTGCCGaccttgtccacatgatctcaACAGCCTACACTGAGGTGTCCACCAAGCACCTAATGGATCGTGTCAGCTCTCTGGGGAAACTGATGGCCATGGACAAGCAAAAGCCTGAGTTTCATTCTGAGCACCGGCAGTTACAGAACTCCTGTGATGAGGCTCAGAAAGCCATCTTACGCCTTGTGCTCAAGAACAAGAATGAGTTTGAAAGGAAGAGTGCTGCTAGACTGGAGAAGATTGACAAAGAGTTGCTCGCCATTCTCCCTGCTGCTGCTCCAGAAGAGATAAAGAGCATTCAAGCAGCAGTTAAAATTGGATTCACAGAGGAAGAAGACTATGCCTGA